Proteins co-encoded in one Gossypium arboreum isolate Shixiya-1 chromosome 11, ASM2569848v2, whole genome shotgun sequence genomic window:
- the LOC108472660 gene encoding uncharacterized protein LOC108472660 yields MNEVSHRRIKTNGIWVHIAEQGRGPLVLLLHGFPEIWYSWRHQISFLANHGYHVVAPDLRGYGDSDSPLSPSSYTFMHYVGDIIGLLDHLGEQQAFVVGHDVGAAIAWHLSLFRPERVKASINLGVAYFDRNPNAKLGESLIRTFGDGFYISKFQEPGRAERAFARYDYLTVIKKFLLITQTDNLIAPPGMEIIDYLGTPSRLPPWITEEELQVYADKFQESGFTGALNFYRALDLNWELTAPWQGSKIRVPVKFMVGENDIGFDINGIRQYIEGNIFRNLIPDLEVVMLDGHHYLQQEKHQQVSEEILSFLAKFPAE; encoded by the exons ATGAATGAGGTGAGTCACCGAAGGATAAAAACAAATGGGATATGGGTGCACATAGCAGAGCAAGGGAGAGGGCCATTGGTTCTATTGCTTCATGGCTTCCCAGAAATATGGTATTCATGGCGCCACCAGATCAGTTTCTTGGCTAACCATGGCTATCATGTAGTTGCTCCCGATTTGAGAGGCTATGGAGACTCCGACTCTCCTCTTAGCCCAAGTTCGTACACTTTTATGCACTATGTTGGGGACATCATTGGCTTGCTTGACCATCTTGGGGAACAGCAG GCTTTCGTAGTAGGACATGACGTGGGAGCTGCTATTGCCTGGCATTTATCCCTGTTTAGGCCTGAGAGGGTCAAAGCATCGATCAACTTAGGCGTTGCATACTTCGATAGAAACCCGAATGCCAAATTAGGTGAATCCTTAATCAGAACGTTTGGAGATGGATTTTACATTTCCAAATTCCAG GAACCGGGAAGAGCAGAAAGGGCATTTGCTAGGTATGATTATTTGACAGTGATAAAGAAGTTCTTGCTAATTACACAGACTGATAATCTGATAGCTCCTCCTGGAATGGAGATTATTGATTACCTGGGGACACCTTCACGGTTACCACCGTGGATTACCGAAGAGGAACTCCAGGTTTATGCTGACAAGTTCCAGGAATCTGGCTTCACTGGAGCTCTTAATTTCTACCGTGCTTTGGACTT GAATTGGGAGCTTACTGCACCATGGCAAGGATCAAAAATCAGAGTTCCAGTGAAATTCATGGTGGGTGAAAATGATATTGGTTTTGATATCAATGGTATAAGACAATACATAGAGGGGAATATCTTCAGGAACCTTATTCCCGACCTGGAAGTTGTTATGCTAGATGGCCATCATTATCTCCAACAGGAAAAACACCAACAAGTCTCAGAGGAAATTCTGTCGTTCCTTGCCAAATTTCCAGCAGAATAG
- the LOC108470635 gene encoding uncharacterized protein LOC108470635 isoform X1, translated as MNEVSHQRVKTNGIWLHIAEQGTGPLVLLLHGFPEIWYSWRHQITFLANHGYHVVAPDLRGYGDSDSPLSPTSYTVMHLVGDIIGLLDHFGEQQAFIVGHDWGAVIGWHLALFRPERVKGLINLSVPYFSRNPNAKFAESLIRTYGDGFYISQFQEPGRAERAFARYDYLTVIKKFLLITQTDNLIAPPGMEIIDYLRTLSRLPPWITEEELQVYADKFQESGFTGALNYYRVMDLNWELTAPWQG; from the exons ATGAATGAGGTGAGTCACCAAAGGGTCAAAACAAATGGGATATGGCTGCATATAGCAGAGCAAGGGACAGGACCACTTGTTCTATTGCTTCATGGCTTCCCTGAAATATGGTATTCATGGCGCCACCAGATCACTTTCTTGGCTAACCATGGCTATCATGTAGTTGCTCCTGATTTGAGAGGCTATGGAGACTCTGACTCCCCACTTAGCCCAACCTCCTACACTGTTATGCACCTTGTTGGGGACATCATTGGCCTGCTTGACCATTTTGGGGAACAGCAG GCTTTTATAGTGGGACATGATTGGGGAGCTGTTATTGGCTGGCATTTAGCACTGTTTAGACCTGAGAGAGTCAAAGGATTGATCAACTTATCTGTTCCATACTTTAGTAGAAACCCGAATGCCAAATTTGCTGAATCCTTAATCAGAACATATGGGGATGGATTTTACATTTCCCAATTCCAG GAACCGGGAAGAGCAGAAAGGGCATTCGCCAGGTATGATTATTTGACGGTGATAAAGAAGTTCTTGCTGATTACACAGACTGATAATCTGATAGCTCCTCCTGGAATGGAGATTATTGATTATCTGAGGACACTATCAAGGTTACCACCATGGATTACTGAAGAGGAACTCCAGGTTTATGCTGACAAGTTTCAGGAATCTGGCTTCACTGGAGCTCTTAATTACTACCGTGTTATGGACTT GAATTGGGAGCTTACTGCACCCTGGCAAGGATAA
- the LOC108474139 gene encoding CDK5RAP1-like protein, which translates to MASILAQPGCSCIRIHRRCCFTTLKFFSSRPFASSSHPPHHFSHRPLRKRFALDVSRSLSQSHRLLNTDAPTLHHFIAQASLTASQPQPRVLSSDAPNSGVTSKGRIYHETYGCQMNINDMEIVLSIMKNAGYTETVDAPESAEIIFINTCAIRDNAEQKVWQRLNYFWFLKRRWKNNVAIGRSLSLHPPKVVVLGCMAERLKDKILDADKMVDVVCGPDAYRDLPRLLEEVDYGQKGINTLLSLEETYADISPVRISKNSVTAFVSVMRGCNNMCSFCIVPFTRGRERSRPVESIVKEVGELWEEGVKEVTLLGQNVNSYNDASGSDKEFEPGSNWELSDGFKSMCKVKNMGLRFADLLDRLSTEFPEMRFRYTSPHPKDFPDELLYLMHDRHNICKYIHLPAQTGSTTVLERMRRGYSREAYLELVQKIRRIIPDVGISSDFICGFCGETEKEHADTLSLIKAVGYDMAYMFAYSMREKTHAHRNYIDDVPEEVKQRRLTELIEAFRESTGQRYDSQVGTIQLVLVEGPNRRAPDKELIGKSDKGHRVAFVNLPLLDREKQTDNKRNPVVGDYVEVHITKSSRASLFGEALAITKLSAFYDNVDEAAVACGSRG; encoded by the exons ATGGCCTCCATTTTGGCTCAACCCGGCTGCTCTTGCATTCGAATCCATCGACGATGCTGCTTTACCACTCTTAAGTTCTTCTCTTCAAGGCCTTTCGCTTCCAGTTCCCACCCTCCTCACCATTTCTCTCACCGGCCGCTCAGGAAACGCTTCGCTCTCGATGTTTCTAGAAGCCTCTCTCAATCTCACCGCCTCCTCAACACCGACGCCCCCACTCTCCATCACTTCATCGCTCAAGCTTCCCTCACTGCCTCTCAACCACAACCCCG TGTTTTATCTAGTGATGCACCGAATTCAGGAGTTACTTCAAAGGGTAGAATTTATCACGAGACTTATGGATGTCAAATGAATATAAACGATATGGAAATTGTGCTTTCAATTATGAAGAATGCTGGTTATACTGAAACCGTTGATGCTCCTGAGAGTGCGGAGATTATATTTATTAATACCTGCGCCATAAGGGACAATGCTGAACAAAAGGTATGGCAAAGGCTTAATTACTTTTGGTTTTTAAAGAGGCGTTGGAAGAATAATGTAGCTATAGGAAGATCGCTGTCGTTGCACCCTCCGAAAGTGGTGGTGTTAGGATGTATGGCTGAAAGGTTAAAGGATAAGATTCTGGATGCTGACAAAATGGTTGATGTGGTGTGCGGGCCTGATGCTTATAGAGACTTGCCGAGGTTGTTGGAAGAGGTTGATTATGGTCAGAAAGGGATTAACACTCTTCTTTCCCTTGAAGAGACATATGCGGATATTAGCCCTGTTAGGATTTCGAAGAATTCGGTTACTGCTTTCGTGTCTGTGATGAGGGGTTGTAATAATATGTGCTCATTTTGCATTGTTCCGTTTACCAGAGGTAGAGAGAGGTCACGTCCTGTGGAGTCTATAGTGAAGGAGGTGGGGGAGCTCTGGGAAGAAGGTGTGAAGGAGGTCACACTTCTTGGACAGAATGTGAATAGTTATAATGATGCATCTGGAAGTGACAAAGAATTTGAACCAGGAAGTAATTGGGAGTTGAGTGATGGCTTTAAAAGCATGTGTAAGGTGAAGAACATGGGCTTGCGTTTTGCCGACCTCTTAGATCGACTTTCTACTGAGTTTCCTGAGATGAGGTTCAGATATACATCCCCTCACCCTAAAGATTTTCCAGATGAATTGCTGTATCTGATGCACGACCGCCATAATATCTGCAAGTATATACATTTGCCTGCCCAAACAGGGAGTACCACAGTGCTTGAAAGAATGCGTCGGGGGTATAGTAGGGAGGCTTATTTAGAGCTTGTTCAGAAGATACGCAGAATCATTCCGGATGTTGGAATAAGCAGTGATTTTATATGTG GTTTCTGTGGCGAAACAGAGAAGGAACACGCAGATACACTAAGCCTAATAAAGGCTGTTGGGTACGATATGGCATACATGTTTGCTTACAGCATGAGGGAGAAAACTCATGCCCATAGAAACTACATTGATGATGTTCCGGAAGAAGTCAAGCAAAGGAGGCTTACTGAACTGATTGAAGCTTTCCGTGAGAGTACAGGTCAGCGATATGATTCTCAGGTTGGAACCATCCAACTTGTGTTGGTTGAAGGACCAAACAGGAGAGCTCCAGATAAAGAGCTTATTGGCAAAAGCGATAAAGGCCATAGAGTTGCATTTGTTAATCTTCCTTTGCTGGATCGGGAGAAGCAAACAGATAACAAAAGGAATCCTGTTGTCGGTGATTACGTAGAAGTCCATATAACAAAGTCTTCGAGAGCATCACTTTTTGGCGAAGCACTTGCTATAACTAAATTAAGCGCATTTTACGACAATGTGGATGAAGCAGCAGTTGCCTGCGGTAGCAGAGGTTGA
- the LOC108470635 gene encoding uncharacterized protein LOC108470635 isoform X2, producing the protein MNEVSHQRVKTNGIWLHIAEQGTGPLVLLLHGFPEIWYSWRHQITFLANHGYHVVAPDLRGYGDSDSPLSPTSYTVMHLVGDIIGLLDHFGEQQAFIVGHDWGAVIGWHLALFRPERVKGLINLSVPYFSRNPNAKFAESLIRTYGDGFYISQFQEPGRAERAFARYDYLTVIKKFLLITQTDNLIAPPGMEIIDYLRTLSRLPPWITEEELQVYADKFQESGFTGALNYYRVMDL; encoded by the exons ATGAATGAGGTGAGTCACCAAAGGGTCAAAACAAATGGGATATGGCTGCATATAGCAGAGCAAGGGACAGGACCACTTGTTCTATTGCTTCATGGCTTCCCTGAAATATGGTATTCATGGCGCCACCAGATCACTTTCTTGGCTAACCATGGCTATCATGTAGTTGCTCCTGATTTGAGAGGCTATGGAGACTCTGACTCCCCACTTAGCCCAACCTCCTACACTGTTATGCACCTTGTTGGGGACATCATTGGCCTGCTTGACCATTTTGGGGAACAGCAG GCTTTTATAGTGGGACATGATTGGGGAGCTGTTATTGGCTGGCATTTAGCACTGTTTAGACCTGAGAGAGTCAAAGGATTGATCAACTTATCTGTTCCATACTTTAGTAGAAACCCGAATGCCAAATTTGCTGAATCCTTAATCAGAACATATGGGGATGGATTTTACATTTCCCAATTCCAG GAACCGGGAAGAGCAGAAAGGGCATTCGCCAGGTATGATTATTTGACGGTGATAAAGAAGTTCTTGCTGATTACACAGACTGATAATCTGATAGCTCCTCCTGGAATGGAGATTATTGATTATCTGAGGACACTATCAAGGTTACCACCATGGATTACTGAAGAGGAACTCCAGGTTTATGCTGACAAGTTTCAGGAATCTGGCTTCACTGGAGCTCTTAATTACTACCGTGTTATGGACTTGTGA